The sequence GTGTTTCCGCTGGAGCGTAATGCCGCGGTACGCAGCCGCTTAACCCATTCGCTGGAAGTCCAGCAGGTGGGCCGCTATATTGCCAAAGAAGTCCTTAATCGCTTTAAGCAGGATAAGAAAATCACGACTTATGGGCTGGATAAGTTGCTTGATCCCTTTGAAAGTATTGTGGAAATGGCCTGTCTGATGCATGACATCGGCAATCCGCCCTTTGGTCATTTTGGTGAGTCAGCAATCAATAACTGGTTTACCAAGCAGATGGATCCAAATGGAGGAGGGATCGAGCCACGGGGCAAGGATCATTGTCAGGTAAATGCATTGAGGCTGCGGGAAGGGGAAGCAGAACTTAATGTGCTGCGCAGCAAAATTCGCCATGATTTGAGTCAGTTCGAAGGTAACGCACAAGCGATACGGCTGGTTTACAGCTTATTAAAACTGAATCTGACCTATGCTCAGGTGGGCTGTATCCTTAAATATACCAAACCGGCTTATTGGTCAGGCGATATTCCACCTTCCCATAACTATTTGATGAAAAAACCCGGTTTTTATCTTGCCGAAGAGAACTATGTTAAAGATTTGCGCCGTGAACTCAATATGGGAGAGTTTGACCGTTTTCCGCTGACCTATATTATGGAAGCTGCCGATGATATCTCTTATTGTATTGCCGATTTAGAAGACGCAGTGGAAAAAAATATTTTCAGCGTCGAGCAACTTTATGATCATATGGTGAAGGAGTGGGGCGATGTTACCCATGGTGATCTGTTTGATAAAGTGGTGGGTGGGGCATTTCGGCAATTAGGACGCGAACAAGGTCGGCGAAGTACCGAAGATCAATTTTTTATGTATTTACGAGTCAATACGGTAGGGAAATTAGTTCCACATGCCGCACAGCGTTTTATTGAGAATCTACCCGCAGTATTTTCCGGTTCCTTTAATCAGGCATTATTAGAAGATTCCAGTGCTGCATGTAAATTACTGCAAATTTTTAAAAAGGTAGCTGTAAAGCACGTATTTAATCATCCTGAAGTAGAACAGCTTGAATTACAAGGGTATAGAGTTATTAGTGGGTTGCTCGATATTTATAGTCCGCTATTAGCTATGCCGCAAACGGCATTTACGGCATTAGTCACAGAAGATAACCACCGTCAGTATCTCATTGAAACCCGATTATTCCATAAATTATCAACTAAGCACCGGTTGGCTTATGCTGAATCCGTGGAGCGGTTATGTAAATTACCGCCTGAACAATATGAGATATATGAATATTATTATCGTGCTCGTTTAATTCAGGATTATATCAGTGGCATGACTGATCTTTATGCTTATGATGAATATCGGCGCTTAATGGCTGCGGAATAGTATGCAGGCAAATTTAATTGTCCGTTTAATTAACTGTAGTTTTGTAAAGACGGACAATATTTTTTACTATTCTGATTCTTGGGTCTGTGAACTTCATCCCCCATATTTAATCTTACTATGCAAGACGGCAT comes from Yersinia bercovieri ATCC 43970 and encodes:
- the dgt gene encoding dGTPase, whose amino-acid sequence is MSGIDFKQKISFQRPFGKSSSAEDEYEITRVFESDRGRIVNSAAIRRLQQKTQVFPLERNAAVRSRLTHSLEVQQVGRYIAKEVLNRFKQDKKITTYGLDKLLDPFESIVEMACLMHDIGNPPFGHFGESAINNWFTKQMDPNGGGIEPRGKDHCQVNALRLREGEAELNVLRSKIRHDLSQFEGNAQAIRLVYSLLKLNLTYAQVGCILKYTKPAYWSGDIPPSHNYLMKKPGFYLAEENYVKDLRRELNMGEFDRFPLTYIMEAADDISYCIADLEDAVEKNIFSVEQLYDHMVKEWGDVTHGDLFDKVVGGAFRQLGREQGRRSTEDQFFMYLRVNTVGKLVPHAAQRFIENLPAVFSGSFNQALLEDSSAACKLLQIFKKVAVKHVFNHPEVEQLELQGYRVISGLLDIYSPLLAMPQTAFTALVTEDNHRQYLIETRLFHKLSTKHRLAYAESVERLCKLPPEQYEIYEYYYRARLIQDYISGMTDLYAYDEYRRLMAAE